The following are encoded in a window of Clostridium thermarum genomic DNA:
- a CDS encoding monovalent cation/H+ antiporter complex subunit F → MSEMIHNLMRSDLAVVGIVLTIMAICLIYRIIRGPHAVDRLAAADSIDVIIGVVMVIFGCYEDRSLYVDLGLITALLGFIETILISKYLEGKL, encoded by the coding sequence TAATCTTATGCGTAGCGACCTTGCTGTGGTTGGTATAGTTTTAACTATAATGGCAATCTGCCTGATTTACAGAATTATAAGAGGGCCTCATGCGGTGGACAGATTAGCTGCAGCAGATAGCATTGATGTTATAATCGGAGTAGTTATGGTTATCTTTGGATGTTATGAGGATAGGTCCCTCTATGTGGATTTGGGACTAATTACAGCCCTGCTAGGGTTTATAGAGACTATTCTTATTTCCAAGTATTTGGAGGGAAAGCTATGA
- the mnhG gene encoding monovalent cation/H(+) antiporter subunit G: MIYRIIMDIFFAIGIFFMLAGVVGMLRMPDTFCRLQSSTNIVTLGALPILIGAAIYGFSTGNVGIGVKSLIIGIFIIVTNPAASHAMTRAAYKSSAKMDPRTKCDDYGRDRVNE, translated from the coding sequence ATGATATATAGAATAATTATGGATATATTTTTCGCCATAGGTATTTTTTTTATGCTTGCGGGTGTAGTGGGAATGCTCCGTATGCCGGATACCTTCTGCAGGCTGCAGTCTTCCACCAATATTGTGACCCTCGGTGCCCTGCCCATACTGATAGGAGCTGCTATTTACGGTTTCTCTACGGGAAATGTAGGTATTGGAGTTAAATCTTTAATAATCGGAATATTCATAATAGTCACAAATCCCGCGGCCTCACATGCGATGACAAGAGCTGCTTATAAAAGCAGTGCAAAGATGGATCCCAGAACAAAATGTGATGATTATGGGAGGGATAGAGTAAATGAGTAG
- a CDS encoding Na(+)/H(+) antiporter subunit B, producing the protein MSSMAILNTLIMIGIIVAGLITVIVDDLLPCIIASSVLGTFIAIEFLLLRAPDVAIAEGAVGAVLSPIIFIITLKKVQGKAKSLPEKQKGEK; encoded by the coding sequence ATGAGTAGCATGGCTATATTAAATACCCTTATTATGATTGGCATAATAGTAGCAGGCTTGATAACGGTTATAGTGGATGACCTCCTGCCCTGCATCATAGCATCCTCTGTTTTAGGAACCTTTATTGCTATAGAATTTCTATTGTTACGGGCACCGGACGTGGCTATAGCAGAAGGAGCCGTTGGGGCAGTCTTATCACCCATAATCTTTATAATCACCTTAAAGAAGGTGCAAGGCAAAGCAAAGTCCTTGCCTGAAAAGCAGAAGGGGGAGAAGTAA
- the mbhE gene encoding hydrogen gas-evolving membrane-bound hydrogenase subunit E, producing MKKAMLWFSLTVILIFSVYVSYKMTVSLEQHPTYEGIAQEIVDRTIDKTGAVNSVTAIVFDFRGYDTLGESFVLFTAVTGTAVILRKQIKAKEDH from the coding sequence ATGAAGAAAGCAATGCTGTGGTTTTCCCTTACAGTTATATTGATATTTTCTGTTTATGTATCCTATAAGATGACGGTCAGTCTTGAGCAACATCCTACCTATGAGGGCATTGCCCAAGAGATAGTGGATAGGACCATAGACAAAACCGGTGCTGTGAATTCCGTAACTGCCATAGTTTTCGACTTCAGAGGCTATGATACCCTTGGCGAATCCTTTGTGCTTTTTACAGCCGTTACCGGGACAGCAGTTATTTTAAGAAAACAAATAAAGGCAAAGGAGGACCATTGA
- a CDS encoding MnhB domain-containing protein yields MKKGVKRRDSIITSCANMVLPIALVLGFCVILHGHLSPGGGFQGGVLIAGAIAILYLAYGGDMVNKLFKADSLKLSENIGALGFVLVATLGLIYGGTFFNNFIAQSGDPGQLYSSGTIFWMNFAVGFKVLAGVGLLILVMISVLNSEEEE; encoded by the coding sequence ATGAAAAAGGGTGTTAAGAGACGGGACTCCATTATTACCTCCTGTGCAAATATGGTGTTACCCATAGCCTTGGTATTGGGCTTTTGTGTAATTTTGCATGGACATTTAAGTCCGGGAGGAGGCTTCCAGGGTGGCGTGCTCATTGCCGGTGCCATTGCAATACTGTATTTGGCCTATGGAGGAGATATGGTCAATAAGCTCTTCAAGGCTGATAGTTTAAAGCTATCTGAAAATATTGGTGCCTTAGGCTTTGTGCTGGTGGCAACTTTGGGTTTGATATATGGGGGTACCTTTTTCAACAATTTCATTGCCCAAAGCGGTGACCCGGGTCAGCTATACAGCTCAGGTACAATATTTTGGATGAACTTTGCCGTTGGCTTTAAGGTATTAGCCGGTGTTGGATTATTGATTCTTGTAATGATTAGCGTCCTTAATTCAGAGGAAGAGGAATAG
- a CDS encoding sodium:proton antiporter codes for MLLNYLGSFLLIIFGLYIILVKKNLIKIVIGMGLLDSGINLLLISIGFRIDGTAPIFLSEYKEGTPFVDPVPQALTLTSIVIGACVTALALALVIKVKEHYGTIDAEKVRRLKG; via the coding sequence ATGTTACTGAATTATTTAGGATCCTTTTTATTGATCATATTCGGTCTATATATAATCCTTGTTAAGAAAAATTTGATTAAGATAGTCATAGGCATGGGATTGTTAGACAGTGGTATAAATCTGTTGCTGATTTCCATAGGCTTTAGAATAGACGGTACTGCTCCCATATTTCTGTCAGAATATAAGGAAGGGACACCCTTTGTAGACCCTGTACCTCAAGCTCTGACACTGACTTCCATAGTAATCGGTGCCTGCGTAACCGCCTTGGCCCTGGCTCTGGTTATAAAGGTTAAGGAGCATTATGGTACCATAGATGCCGAAAAGGTAAGGAGGTTGAAGGGATGA
- a CDS encoding proton-conducting transporter membrane subunit — MSFESNLPILAIVFPFASAFIIGLLGKRLLNLKRAVAVLATLVSLLCIIFLYEPIVGRGEIATYWMGNWAAKDVKDFWAIGIGLEVDGLGWFVGLIIGVTVFLSSIYSIRYMEKDNGLDKYYTLFLLLAGSMMGFVLTGDLFNMYVMIEIMTFAAVALTSFRNGLYKSIEAGFKYIVIGSVGSSFILLGTVLLYAETHTLNLAQIAAVLQGKPYSAVTILALALMLTGYAVKAFLVPCHTWPPDAHMAAPSSISMLLSGVMSKTGVYALIRILYIIFESTGRTEMQLLIIFWGTITMVLGVTMAMIQTDFKRLLAFSSVSQIGYIVVALGVGLSDRSNVAVLGTMGGLYHMLNHAMFKCLLFLCAGAVLYRAGTTDLTKLGGLSKKMPVTTALFLIGTAAISGIPPFNGFVSKWLIYQSTYEAGFAPITVLALLCSVMTFASLVKVGQSVFFGEATVECDKVKEVPWAMRIPMIILALVCIIGGIAYNAVSKYLIQPAANAIYNIGNYIDVMFKEGYAEEMIKEKIIIPDMTAEYAGYWKPEAWLALFFVLLIGAIVVLSINIRSAKKKTINVVDGLDMKFDSFTGGEVDEHAPIGGQDLFWGIRHQLKLYFDGIYKAHSGLVNDYVLWVVTCLAVVTIYLFAVI; from the coding sequence ATGAGTTTTGAATCTAACTTACCCATACTTGCAATCGTATTTCCTTTTGCATCAGCTTTTATAATCGGACTCTTGGGCAAAAGGCTGTTGAATTTAAAAAGAGCCGTAGCAGTGCTGGCTACTCTGGTTTCACTGCTCTGTATAATATTCCTGTATGAGCCCATAGTGGGAAGGGGAGAAATAGCTACATACTGGATGGGTAATTGGGCAGCTAAAGATGTTAAAGACTTTTGGGCCATAGGTATCGGTCTTGAAGTGGATGGACTTGGATGGTTTGTAGGGTTGATAATTGGAGTTACAGTATTTTTATCCTCCATATATTCTATCAGATATATGGAAAAGGACAATGGCTTAGACAAGTACTACACCTTATTTTTACTGCTGGCTGGCAGTATGATGGGCTTTGTTTTAACCGGAGACCTCTTTAATATGTATGTAATGATAGAGATCATGACCTTTGCAGCAGTAGCATTGACCTCCTTTAGAAATGGCCTCTATAAGTCTATCGAAGCAGGTTTTAAGTATATAGTAATCGGTTCTGTAGGATCTTCATTTATACTCTTGGGTACGGTACTCTTATATGCTGAAACCCACACCTTAAACTTGGCTCAGATAGCAGCGGTATTACAGGGGAAACCATATTCAGCGGTGACAATTCTTGCCCTAGCACTGATGCTGACAGGCTATGCGGTTAAGGCCTTCTTGGTACCCTGCCACACATGGCCGCCGGATGCCCATATGGCAGCACCGTCCTCTATATCCATGCTGTTGTCCGGAGTTATGAGCAAAACCGGTGTTTATGCCTTGATCAGAATCCTGTATATCATTTTTGAAAGCACCGGCAGGACAGAAATGCAGCTTTTGATAATTTTCTGGGGTACAATCACCATGGTGTTAGGGGTAACCATGGCCATGATACAGACAGATTTCAAGAGGCTTTTGGCCTTCAGTTCCGTATCTCAGATAGGCTACATAGTTGTGGCCTTGGGAGTAGGACTCTCTGACCGCAGTAACGTGGCAGTGCTGGGGACTATGGGAGGCCTGTACCATATGTTAAACCATGCTATGTTTAAGTGCCTCTTGTTTCTTTGTGCAGGAGCAGTATTATATAGAGCAGGAACTACAGACTTGACCAAGCTGGGGGGGCTTTCAAAGAAGATGCCCGTTACTACGGCCTTATTCTTAATAGGTACTGCGGCTATCAGTGGTATACCGCCCTTTAACGGCTTCGTGTCTAAGTGGTTAATATATCAATCAACCTATGAGGCGGGATTTGCACCTATAACTGTACTTGCCCTCCTCTGTTCCGTAATGACCTTTGCTTCTTTGGTTAAAGTTGGGCAGTCAGTGTTCTTTGGAGAAGCTACAGTGGAGTGTGACAAGGTAAAGGAAGTTCCTTGGGCAATGAGAATTCCTATGATTATCCTGGCACTGGTTTGTATCATAGGGGGTATTGCCTATAATGCTGTTTCAAAATACCTGATACAGCCGGCTGCCAATGCAATTTACAATATAGGAAATTATATCGACGTGATGTTCAAAGAGGGCTATGCAGAAGAGATGATCAAGGAAAAAATAATTATACCGGATATGACTGCAGAATACGCAGGCTATTGGAAGCCGGAAGCCTGGCTGGCACTTTTCTTTGTATTATTGATTGGAGCTATAGTTGTACTTTCAATAAATATAAGATCTGCTAAGAAAAAGACAATAAATGTAGTAGACGGTTTGGATATGAAATTTGACAGCTTTACCGGCGGAGAAGTGGATGAACATGCACCAATCGGAGGACAAGATTTATTCTGGGGCATAAGGCATCAATTAAAGCTGTATTTTGATGGCATCTATAAAGCCCACAGTGGACTTGTCAACGATTATGTCTTGTGGGTGGTAACTTGTCTGGCGGTTGTTACTATATATCTGTTCGCAGTAATATAG
- a CDS encoding respiratory chain complex I subunit 1 family protein: MDWINSVIMPIFYVLVFPGFLFCFIVGLLLAGIDRKVVARFQRRVGPPLLQPFYDFFKLVGKLHIIPGRASEKVFLLAPILGFLSIVTIPLFIPIFGEVWIPGTADIIVLIYLLTVPAIALILGGSASGSPYAGVGISREVVTMLSYELPLVIVLLAVGAKAGFSIDGKVTFSLSKIHEFQVLNGVSISHWTLIPAAIAFLLIIPAEVGSVPFDVAEAETEICEGPLVEYSGFYLGIYKLTQAIKILVMGSLFAALFLGGEGFVGVTGNDTIDLILNIVLLIIIMIVVTVVCISFVKAVVARVKVEQLLKFFWTIPTALALLSLILVYLKL; this comes from the coding sequence ATGGATTGGATAAATAGTGTAATAATGCCTATATTTTACGTGCTTGTTTTTCCCGGTTTCCTTTTCTGCTTTATTGTAGGATTATTGCTGGCAGGTATAGATAGAAAAGTGGTGGCTAGGTTTCAACGAAGAGTGGGACCGCCTCTCCTTCAACCCTTTTATGACTTTTTTAAGCTTGTGGGTAAGCTTCATATTATTCCCGGCAGGGCGTCGGAAAAAGTATTTTTATTAGCGCCTATACTAGGATTTTTGAGTATAGTGACAATACCGCTGTTTATACCTATATTTGGTGAGGTGTGGATTCCCGGCACTGCTGATATCATAGTATTGATCTACTTATTGACAGTACCAGCCATAGCCTTGATATTGGGAGGGTCTGCTTCCGGCTCCCCCTATGCAGGAGTGGGAATTTCAAGAGAAGTAGTAACTATGCTGTCCTATGAGCTGCCCCTAGTAATTGTACTTTTAGCAGTTGGGGCAAAGGCAGGTTTTTCTATAGATGGAAAGGTTACTTTTTCACTTTCAAAAATACATGAATTTCAAGTGCTTAATGGTGTTTCAATCTCACATTGGACTTTGATACCGGCAGCTATAGCCTTTCTGCTAATAATCCCGGCAGAGGTGGGCAGCGTGCCCTTTGATGTGGCCGAAGCTGAAACAGAGATTTGTGAAGGCCCCCTGGTAGAATACAGCGGATTTTATCTTGGTATCTATAAGTTGACCCAGGCTATCAAGATATTGGTCATGGGTTCCTTATTTGCTGCTCTGTTCCTAGGTGGAGAGGGCTTTGTGGGAGTAACGGGAAATGATACTATAGATCTAATACTCAATATCGTATTGCTTATTATCATAATGATAGTAGTGACGGTAGTTTGTATTTCCTTTGTAAAGGCTGTAGTGGCCAGGGTAAAGGTTGAACAGCTGCTGAAGTTCTTTTGGACAATACCAACGGCTTTGGCTTTGCTAAGTTTAATCTTAGTTTATTTAAAGCTCTAG
- a CDS encoding NADH-quinone oxidoreductase subunit B family protein, which produces MFDKLIDQSRAKSPWIFHLNAGSCNGCDIELIALLGPNFDAERFGVKLTGTPRHADIIFVTGPITSQSRERMQRVLAQVPDPKVIVSLGSCPISGNVFRGSYSIEGPLDKWVHVDVSVGGCPPKPEAMMDGLLKAIEILKKKRRAE; this is translated from the coding sequence TTGTTTGATAAATTAATTGATCAAAGTAGGGCTAAATCACCATGGATTTTTCACCTAAATGCTGGATCCTGTAATGGCTGTGATATAGAACTCATTGCTCTTTTAGGACCAAACTTTGACGCAGAAAGATTTGGTGTAAAGCTTACAGGAACTCCTAGACATGCAGACATAATTTTTGTTACTGGTCCCATAACCTCGCAGTCAAGAGAACGAATGCAAAGAGTACTTGCCCAGGTACCGGATCCAAAAGTTATTGTTTCCCTTGGATCCTGCCCAATTTCAGGCAACGTCTTTAGGGGAAGCTACTCCATAGAAGGGCCCCTAGACAAGTGGGTTCATGTAGATGTATCCGTAGGAGGATGTCCGCCAAAACCTGAAGCCATGATGGACGGCTTGCTGAAAGCCATAGAAATATTAAAGAAAAAAAGGAGGGCGGAGTAA
- a CDS encoding 4Fe-4S dicluster domain-containing protein → MAGIPFIKDALVNIFKAPVTKKYPYEKPHVPEGYRGKIKFHPELCVACGMCIRVCAPQCITKTTKNIEGGQEITLTFDMGACTYCGMCADFCVKKAIELTKEYSIIATADDKSQLIVEGTFIKKLPPKPPVKPSAPQPPKADKA, encoded by the coding sequence TTGGCAGGTATACCCTTTATAAAAGACGCTCTGGTAAATATTTTTAAGGCACCGGTTACTAAGAAATACCCCTATGAAAAACCCCATGTGCCGGAAGGCTACAGGGGAAAGATTAAGTTTCATCCGGAACTTTGCGTAGCCTGCGGTATGTGCATCCGGGTCTGTGCCCCTCAATGCATAACTAAGACAACAAAAAATATAGAGGGCGGGCAGGAAATAACCTTGACTTTTGATATGGGGGCCTGCACCTACTGCGGTATGTGTGCTGATTTCTGCGTGAAGAAGGCCATTGAGCTAACTAAGGAGTACTCTATAATAGCCACAGCTGATGATAAGTCTCAACTGATAGTTGAAGGAACTTTTATAAAAAAGCTTCCGCCTAAACCACCGGTAAAGCCAAGTGCACCACAGCCTCCAAAGGCGGATAAAGCTTAG
- a CDS encoding AAA family ATPase, whose amino-acid sequence MKNKLEPKDILYKIDVPKVKDEEISYTVPGYDGIIDKLKSFLSIDSEGYNIYIIDDYSKSKVDTIIEEAKKVFKNKNLKDICYVVMGDEKAPEALILSCGMGSELKNSLEEIQNAYTEIVNNFYHGNIRQKDKIIKEIQSKKNELINSLFDKAREEGVEVRLTKTGFNFMPIKDGEILSDSDYDALDLQMKEEMLNKVSSLKDKAREILEAIKNEENEGIQRIKEVLLQYLVEEINTCKSKYFCLFNNEEKALEYLKYVCENIEKSIVEIYSTRYDEDEEKINEVIYRYCVNVLVDNSEEDACNVIFEEDPTLNNLMGTIEYENHNGTYITDVNLIKAGSLLKANNGCLIMRASALFSTPSSYYYLRKALINGRVKFDHNKSYLELLTFNSLRPTPIDINVKIILLGDYETYEVLYNMDDDFKRIFRVRLEYDSEIENNETNRKLIVMDIKAVSKTEGVMTFADSAVREIFRFLSRKADSRKKLLYDEVELNRILMTADRKARRLGKDTIKGEDIEEILYEKSLIENHLLESFKESRVILPMDERLVGSVNGLSVIDLGYSSFGRPLRITCSCYKGNGSIIDVQKESNLSGNIHNKAVSILTGLINKLFGGYSSIPVDFHLSFEQIYGKVEGDSASVAEIAAIISALSKIPIVQGIAVTGSINQFGEVQPIGGVNEKIEGFYEICKLKGSLKGKGVLVPKSNVDNIVLKPEVEAAVEKGLFNLYTMEKLDDALEVLMGDDKTKVEDIMAAAAKEIKKYTARNKNN is encoded by the coding sequence GTGAAAAATAAATTGGAACCTAAGGACATTTTATACAAAATAGATGTACCCAAAGTCAAGGATGAGGAAATAAGTTATACAGTACCGGGATATGACGGAATAATTGACAAGTTAAAGAGTTTTCTCAGCATAGATTCTGAAGGCTATAACATTTATATAATAGATGATTACTCAAAATCTAAGGTAGATACTATCATAGAGGAAGCTAAAAAAGTTTTTAAAAATAAAAATTTAAAGGATATCTGTTATGTTGTAATGGGGGATGAAAAAGCACCGGAAGCATTAATTCTTTCCTGCGGGATGGGCTCTGAGCTGAAGAATTCCCTAGAAGAGATACAAAACGCTTATACAGAGATCGTTAATAATTTTTACCATGGAAATATACGTCAGAAGGATAAAATCATCAAAGAAATTCAAAGCAAGAAAAATGAATTGATAAACAGCCTCTTTGATAAGGCAAGAGAAGAGGGGGTTGAAGTTAGATTAACAAAGACTGGATTTAACTTTATGCCAATAAAAGATGGGGAGATATTATCGGATAGTGATTACGATGCTTTGGATTTACAGATGAAGGAAGAAATGCTCAATAAAGTAAGCAGCTTAAAAGACAAAGCCCGTGAAATCCTGGAAGCTATTAAAAATGAAGAAAATGAGGGAATACAGAGGATTAAGGAAGTTTTACTGCAGTACTTGGTAGAGGAAATTAATACATGCAAGTCAAAGTACTTTTGCCTTTTCAATAATGAAGAGAAGGCCCTTGAGTATTTAAAATATGTATGTGAAAACATAGAAAAGAGTATTGTTGAGATATATTCTACCCGTTACGATGAGGATGAAGAAAAAATAAATGAGGTTATTTATAGATATTGCGTAAATGTTTTGGTGGATAATAGTGAAGAAGATGCATGTAATGTTATCTTTGAAGAAGATCCTACCTTAAATAATCTCATGGGTACCATAGAGTATGAAAACCATAATGGCACATATATAACGGATGTTAACCTCATAAAGGCAGGTTCGCTGCTAAAGGCCAATAATGGATGTTTAATAATGAGAGCCTCTGCCTTATTTTCTACCCCATCCTCCTACTACTATTTAAGAAAAGCACTAATAAATGGCAGGGTTAAGTTTGATCACAATAAAAGCTATCTGGAACTTCTTACTTTTAATAGCCTAAGACCTACCCCTATTGATATAAACGTCAAGATAATACTTTTGGGTGACTATGAAACCTACGAGGTTTTATACAATATGGATGATGACTTTAAACGGATTTTCAGAGTTAGACTGGAATATGACTCGGAAATTGAAAATAATGAAACAAACCGCAAGCTAATTGTTATGGATATTAAGGCAGTCAGCAAGACAGAAGGGGTGATGACCTTTGCAGATTCAGCTGTCAGGGAAATTTTTAGGTTTTTATCAAGAAAGGCTGACAGCAGAAAAAAGCTCCTTTATGATGAAGTTGAGCTAAACCGAATATTAATGACAGCTGATAGGAAGGCAAGAAGGCTGGGAAAAGATACTATTAAAGGGGAGGATATTGAAGAGATTCTTTATGAAAAAAGCCTTATTGAAAACCACCTGTTGGAAAGCTTTAAAGAAAGCAGGGTTATACTGCCTATGGATGAAAGACTTGTAGGCTCTGTGAATGGACTTTCTGTCATTGACCTTGGCTACTCTAGCTTTGGAAGGCCCCTAAGAATAACCTGCAGCTGCTACAAGGGCAATGGTAGTATTATAGACGTTCAAAAGGAAAGCAATTTAAGCGGCAATATTCATAACAAAGCAGTCAGCATATTGACGGGCCTAATAAATAAGCTCTTTGGTGGTTATAGTAGTATCCCGGTAGACTTTCACCTCAGTTTTGAACAAATATATGGCAAGGTGGAGGGAGACAGCGCCTCCGTAGCAGAGATTGCAGCAATCATATCAGCCTTGAGCAAGATACCTATAGTGCAGGGAATAGCAGTTACAGGGTCCATCAATCAATTTGGTGAAGTGCAGCCCATCGGTGGGGTAAATGAAAAAATTGAAGGCTTCTATGAGATCTGCAAATTGAAGGGCAGCCTAAAGGGCAAGGGAGTACTTGTACCAAAATCCAATGTAGACAACATCGTCCTCAAACCGGAGGTAGAAGCAGCAGTAGAAAAGGGCCTATTCAATCTCTATACAATGGAAAAACTAGATGACGCTTTAGAAGTGCTGATGGGAGATGACAAAACCAAGGTAGAGGACATCATGGCAGCAGCAGCAAAGGAAATCAAGAAGTATACAGCCAGAAATAAGAACAACTAA
- the ychF gene encoding redox-regulated ATPase YchF: protein MKLGIVGLPNVGKSTLFNAITQAGAESANYPFCTIEPNVGVVAVPDKRLDVLEKMYNSRKKVHASIEFYDIAGLVKGASQGEGLGNKFLSHIREVASIVHVVRAFDDENIVHVDGSVDPVRDIETINLELIFSDIEVLDRRIEKTVKLARSGDKKAKAEFELQERIKAHLEAGKPVRTLEVTEDEAEIIKGYFLLTSKPVLYVANISEEDLMNGSMENEYVKKIKEYATQENSEVVVISAKIEEELSSLDEEEKRELLADYGLEETGLDKLIHSSYKLLGLMSFLTAGEQEVRAWTINIGTKAPAAAGKIHSDIERGFIRAEIISFDKLVECGSEAAAKEKGYYRLEGKDYIMQDGDVVNFRFNV, encoded by the coding sequence ATGAAGTTAGGAATAGTAGGTTTACCAAACGTAGGTAAAAGTACATTATTTAATGCAATAACACAGGCCGGAGCAGAATCAGCCAATTATCCTTTTTGTACAATAGAACCGAACGTAGGTGTGGTAGCAGTTCCAGATAAGAGACTAGACGTATTGGAAAAGATGTATAACTCAAGAAAGAAGGTTCACGCTTCCATAGAATTTTATGATATCGCGGGACTTGTCAAAGGTGCCAGTCAAGGCGAAGGTCTTGGTAACAAATTCTTGTCCCATATTAGAGAGGTTGCTTCCATAGTTCACGTTGTAAGAGCTTTTGATGATGAAAATATAGTACATGTAGATGGGTCCGTTGATCCTGTGAGAGATATAGAAACCATAAATCTTGAACTCATATTTTCAGATATAGAAGTATTGGATAGAAGAATTGAAAAAACTGTTAAGTTAGCCCGTTCAGGAGATAAGAAGGCCAAGGCAGAATTTGAACTTCAAGAGAGAATCAAAGCTCATCTGGAGGCAGGAAAACCTGTAAGAACTCTGGAAGTTACTGAAGACGAAGCTGAAATTATAAAGGGCTACTTCCTATTAACTTCAAAACCGGTTTTATATGTAGCAAATATTTCTGAAGAAGATCTTATGAACGGCAGCATGGAAAATGAATATGTAAAAAAGATTAAGGAATATGCCACACAGGAAAATTCCGAAGTAGTTGTGATAAGCGCTAAGATTGAAGAAGAGCTTTCCTCCTTGGATGAAGAAGAAAAGAGAGAACTCTTGGCAGATTATGGGCTAGAAGAAACAGGTCTTGACAAGCTAATCCACTCCAGCTACAAGCTACTTGGCCTTATGAGCTTCTTAACTGCAGGAGAACAGGAAGTTAGAGCTTGGACTATCAATATAGGCACCAAGGCACCTGCCGCTGCCGGAAAGATTCACTCCGATATCGAAAGAGGCTTTATCCGCGCAGAGATAATATCCTTTGATAAGTTAGTAGAATGTGGTTCCGAAGCAGCAGCTAAGGAAAAGGGCTACTACCGCTTAGAAGGAAAAGACTATATTATGCAAGACGGAGACGTGGTTAATTTTAGATTTAATGTTTAG
- the yfmF gene encoding EF-P 5-aminopentanol modification-associated protein YfmF has translation MDNINIIQSDKFKNNAVSLVIPLDLDEKVTVYNLLGALLKRGSRKYPTTKAIWEHLQDLYGAVFDIVVTKKGEKLFLNFYIQSIDDSFALKGEKLLEQALDFLDEIVNNPLMSEGGFEQSYFETEKENLKVLINSRLDNKDSYALERMEEIMTEGEPYSIYKYGNIERLEAIKNSDLPKIWEDIRSKSNSLLFACGNIDEESIKNRANTLIKNTCREVVVPSTAFKSGIKEVVETMEVNQSKLCLGCRTNTTIFNGDYFALSVMNSILGGGTHSKLFNEVREKNSLAYYSYSFIEKFKGLLIIACGIDHNNYEKAKNICIEQINAIKNGNISSEELYSAKKKLISDLRTITDSQYSLMDYISALRAYGIQYTLEDVIAGLEKVDIERVIECAKTIELNAVYFMTKQ, from the coding sequence ATGGACAATATAAATATTATTCAATCCGATAAGTTTAAGAATAATGCCGTTTCGTTGGTTATACCACTGGACTTGGATGAGAAGGTGACGGTCTACAATTTATTGGGGGCACTGCTGAAGAGGGGAAGCAGAAAATACCCCACTACAAAGGCAATTTGGGAACACCTTCAGGACCTTTACGGTGCGGTTTTTGACATAGTGGTGACAAAAAAGGGTGAAAAGCTCTTTTTAAATTTTTATATACAATCTATTGATGACAGTTTCGCCTTAAAAGGTGAAAAACTCTTGGAGCAGGCCTTGGACTTCTTAGATGAGATAGTCAACAACCCCTTAATGAGCGAGGGTGGTTTTGAACAATCCTATTTTGAAACAGAAAAAGAAAATTTAAAAGTACTTATCAATTCCAGGCTGGATAATAAAGACAGCTATGCTTTGGAGAGAATGGAGGAAATTATGACGGAGGGAGAACCTTACTCCATCTATAAGTATGGAAACATAGAGAGGCTGGAAGCTATAAAAAACAGTGACCTACCTAAAATTTGGGAGGACATAAGGTCAAAGAGTAACTCTCTATTGTTTGCCTGTGGAAATATAGATGAGGAAAGTATAAAAAATAGGGCAAATACCTTAATAAAAAATACCTGCAGAGAGGTAGTAGTACCAAGTACTGCTTTTAAGAGCGGTATTAAAGAAGTGGTTGAGACCATGGAGGTAAATCAGTCAAAGCTCTGCCTGGGCTGCAGAACAAATACCACCATCTTCAACGGAGACTACTTTGCCCTTTCAGTTATGAACTCTATATTGGGAGGCGGAACCCACTCAAAGCTTTTCAATGAAGTTAGGGAGAAGAATAGTTTAGCCTATTATAGCTATTCCTTTATAGAAAAGTTCAAGGGCTTGCTTATCATAGCCTGCGGAATAGACCATAATAATTATGAAAAAGCTAAAAATATTTGTATTGAGCAAATTAATGCTATCAAAAATGGAAATATAAGCAGTGAAGAGCTGTATAGTGCCAAGAAAAAGCTTATCAGTGACCTGAGAACTATAACGGATTCACAGTATTCATTGATGGATTATATTTCTGCCCTAAGAGCCTACGGTATTCAATATACTTTGGAGGATGTTATAGCCGGGCTGGAAAAGGTTGATATTGAAAGAGTGATAGAATGTGCTAAGACTATAGAACTAAACGCTGTTTACTTTATGACAAAGCAGTAG